One Rhipicephalus microplus isolate Deutch F79 unplaced genomic scaffold, USDA_Rmic scaffold_12, whole genome shotgun sequence DNA segment encodes these proteins:
- the LOC142783733 gene encoding uncharacterized protein LOC142783733: HDHSSLKTNGKYTITKSFTPVLLVVNCRSLKNKTDEFTILLETVKAQIVMGTESWLDDTVLDVEIFPPGFTVYRKDRNRHGGGVFLLISSSLASEEVVFDNETESVWCRVQFPQGNNIVFGSFYRPPDHNNESLIQLSDILSQISHCVILGGDFNLPDMKWDSDCVAPQKNRNCSAFSELMSVYGLQQYVNEPTRINALLDLLLSNDENVIVHTNVCPGISDHSCVVAELNVSRIPACKQTPRNVFMYDRGDFNAISEELVLYYPTFLCISESCGMDELWQIFRDKVTELVNMYVPQRCLRCRKRHKPWLNSEIRKLTIASSTVTLLQSQTLNYCKMT; the protein is encoded by the exons CATGATCATTCTAGCTTAAAAACAAATGGGAAATATACCATCACAAAAAGCTTTACACCAGTATTGTTGGTGGTCAATTGTCGAAGCCTAAAAAACAAAACTGATGAGTTTACAATCTTACTTGAAACGGTGAAAGCGCAAATCGTTATGGGTACCGAATCATGGCTTGACGACACAGTATTGGATGTAGAAATATTTCCGCCAGGTTTTACAGTGTACCGTAAAGATAGAAACAGGCATGGTGGTGGCGTGTTTCTTTTAATTTCAAGTAGCCTTGCCAGCGAAGAAGTTGTTTTTGATAATGAAACTGAATCAGTATGGTGCCGCGTCCAATTTCCCCAGGGAAACAACATCGTTTTTGGATCGTTTTACCGCCCACCTGACCACAACAATGAATCTTTGATTCAACTTTCCGACATACTATCACAAATATCTCACTGCGTAATACTGGGAGGGGATTTTAATCTGCCCGATATGAAATGGGATTCCGACTGTGTAGCCCCACAAAAAAATCGAAATTGTTCTGCCTTTTCAGAACTAATGAGTGTCTATGGGCTACAACAATATGTGAACGAACCAACTCGGATTAACGCTTTACTAGATCTTTTACTAAGCAATGACGAAAATGTTATTGTTCACACAAACGTATGTCCAGGAATTAGTGATCATAGTTGCGTTGTTGCAGAGTTAAACGTTTCTAGAATACCTGCGTGTAAGCAAACccctcgaaatgttttcatgtacgacagaggggactttaatgccattTCCGAAGAGCTGGTCTTGTATTATCCCACTTTTTTATGCATATCGGAGTCATGCGGCATGGATGAATTGTGGCAAATTTTCCGTGACAAGGTTACAGAGCTGGTGAATATGTACGTACCTCAGAGGTGTCTAAGATGCAGAAAGAGGCACAAACCCTGGCTCAACTCTGAGATACGCAAACTT acgattgcatcatcTACCGTCACATTACTTCAATCACAGACACTGAATTATTGCAAGATGACTTAA